One Elephas maximus indicus isolate mEleMax1 chromosome X, mEleMax1 primary haplotype, whole genome shotgun sequence DNA segment encodes these proteins:
- the LOC126068851 gene encoding melanoma-associated antigen B2-like, giving the protein MRRLPSRKRREGEASGLTGLRLSSSEKGGVSGPVRSPVIMPRGHKSKLRSREKRRQAFGDTHSVNSAQATAAEEERSPSSSSPSFGGPPQSFPAVRTPQGSQRAPSTTTAAAGTSGRRAPRGAEGQDEGGPSSARAPNERSRRDPLTRRVIMLSQFLLSKYEMQERITKGKMMKIINKRYKEHFPEILRRASEYIELVFGLDVKEVDSKGQSYTLVSKLEITEEENLSGGRGFPKTGLLMPLLAMISMNGNRATEEEMWEFLNVFGMYDGKTHFIFGEPRKLLTKDLVQAKYLEYRQVPNSDPPCYEFLWGPRAQAEASKTKVLEFSDKVQDTNSGAFQALYKEAWGDEEETATGGEWAGACPEAKAGSSDRESAAGPPILSEV; this is encoded by the exons ATGCGCCGACTTCCATCCAGGAAGCGCCGGGAAGGCGAGGCGTCTGGTCTGACCGGGTTGAGGCTTTCATCATCGGAGAAGGGTGGAGTCTCGGGACCGGTCAGGAGTCCAG TCATCATGCCTCGAGGTCATAAGAGTAAGCTCCGTTCCCGTGAGAAACGTCGCCAGGCTTTTGGAGACACCCACAGTGTCAACAGTGCTCAGGCCACTGCAGCAGAGGAGGAGAGGTCCCCgtcctcttcctctccttcttttgGGGGGCCTCCCCAGAGCTTCCCTGCTGTTCGCACTCCCCAGGGGTCTCAGAGAGCCCCATCCACCACCACTGCTGCTGCAGGTACTTCGGGCAGAAGAGCTCCTAGAGGGGCCGAGGGCCAAGATGAGGGAGGTCCCTCTTCTGCCCGAGCCCCCAATGAGAGGTCACGTAGAGACCCTCTAACCAGGAGGGTGATCATGTTGTCGCAGTTTCTGCTGTCCAAGTATGAGATGCAAGAGCGCATTACcaagggaaaaatgatgaagatcatcaaCAAAAGGTACAAGGAGCACTTCCCTGAGATCCTGAGGAGAGCCTCTGAGTACATAGAGCTGGTCTTTGGCCTTGATGTGAAGGAAGTGGATTCCAAAGGTCAATCCTATACCCTTGTCAGCAAGTTGGAGATCACCGAGGAAGAGAATCTGAGTGGTGGCAGGGGGTTTCCCAAGACTGGGCTCCTGATGCCTCTCCTGGCCATGATCTCCATGAATGGCAACCGGGCCACTGAGGAGGAGATGTGGGAATTCCTGAATGTGTTTGGGATGTACGATGGGAAGACGCACTTCATCTTTGGGGAGCCCCGGAAGCTCCTTACCAAAGATTTGGTGCAGGCAAAGTACCTGGAGTACAGGCAGGTGCCCAACAGTGATCCTCCATGCTACGAATTCCTGTGGGGTCCCAGAGCCCAAGCTGAAGCCAGCAAGACAAAAGTCCTGGAGTTTTCGGACAAGGTCCAGGATACCAACTCCGGTGCCTTCCAAGCTCTGTATAAAGAAGCTTGGGGAGATGAGGAAGAGACAGCCACAGGAGGAGAATGGGCTGGGGCTTGTCCTGAGGCCAAGGCCGGGTCTAGTGACAGGGAGAGTGCAGCTGGTCCTCCCATCCTTAGTGAAGTCTGA